A single genomic interval of Chloracidobacterium validum harbors:
- a CDS encoding response regulator transcription factor has product MSILRHQTILFIGSDSETGQLIEKTLSLAGYQVTVFPDPDAARPHCNPPPTLVIVDTTPGIGELAPARLMREQLVTTPIIALTRLPDEVLSRAMERLRLSSLVKPVTPALLLATVADEIEWAENQGTHTRITSPLETLEISEDLVLLLSDPKLAPRLDVPYRRTPALEAALEAAHLSPSNIALFDLFDGQSTLADILAGLPHIEPKILLLATYLVRVGWLVPWTGPLSPDKVSTPTSESV; this is encoded by the coding sequence ATGAGTATCCTTCGCCACCAAACCATTCTCTTTATTGGTAGTGACTCGGAAACGGGGCAGCTCATCGAGAAGACACTCAGCTTGGCCGGCTACCAAGTGACGGTCTTCCCAGACCCGGATGCCGCTCGCCCGCATTGCAACCCGCCCCCCACGCTGGTCATCGTGGATACCACGCCGGGCATTGGTGAGTTAGCCCCGGCGCGGCTCATGCGCGAACAGCTTGTCACCACGCCAATCATTGCACTGACTCGCCTGCCTGACGAAGTGCTCTCGCGTGCCATGGAGCGACTGCGGCTGTCGTCGCTCGTCAAACCTGTGACGCCGGCACTGCTTTTGGCAACGGTTGCCGACGAAATTGAATGGGCGGAAAATCAGGGCACGCACACGCGCATCACCTCACCGCTGGAAACCCTTGAAATCAGTGAAGACTTGGTACTGCTGTTGAGCGATCCCAAGCTCGCCCCACGGCTCGATGTACCTTATCGCCGGACCCCTGCGTTGGAAGCCGCGCTGGAAGCCGCCCATCTATCGCCTTCAAATATCGCCCTTTTTGATTTATTCGACGGCCAGAGCACCTTGGCCGACATTCTTGCCGGCCTCCCGCACATCGAGCCGAAGATACTGCTCCTGGCAACGTACCTCGTTCGGGTGGGCTGGCTCGTCCCGTGGACAGGTCCGCTTTCACCGGACAAGGTTTCAACGCCGACCTCCGAGAGCGTATGA
- a CDS encoding STAS domain-containing protein has translation MTIHERTKDGILILELQGSVLLGNGDALLREHVSRLLSQDVRRVVFNLAGVPYVDSSGLGEIVRAMTSIKRAGGSLKLASPTRRLVDILNITKLSSLLETYDTEEAAVASFLSSPTSTQSP, from the coding sequence ATGACCATTCATGAGCGCACAAAAGATGGAATTCTCATCCTCGAACTACAAGGGAGCGTCCTACTGGGTAATGGCGATGCGTTGTTGCGGGAGCACGTGTCGCGCCTCCTGTCTCAGGACGTACGCCGAGTCGTCTTCAACCTGGCCGGCGTGCCGTATGTTGACAGCAGCGGGCTCGGTGAAATCGTGCGGGCGATGACCTCCATCAAGCGTGCCGGTGGAAGCCTCAAGTTGGCCAGCCCAACGCGCCGCCTTGTGGACATCCTCAACATCACCAAGCTGTCTTCGCTCCTCGAAACCTACGACACCGAGGAAGCAGCCGTAGCCAGTTTTCTATCTTCTCCCACCTCGACCCAATCCCCTTGA
- a CDS encoding AtuA-related protein, which produces MHVKLFDIAHARSGDKGDTSNIGLIARRPEFYPVLREQVTAERVKAHFAELCQGPVERHELPNLEALNFLLHKSLGGGGTVSLRSDAQGKTYSTALLRMEVELPAALAGLVNQTDSSDR; this is translated from the coding sequence ATGCACGTGAAGTTATTCGACATTGCCCACGCGCGTTCAGGGGATAAAGGCGATACATCAAACATCGGCCTCATCGCGCGCCGTCCAGAGTTTTATCCGGTCTTGCGCGAGCAAGTCACGGCAGAGCGCGTCAAGGCACACTTCGCCGAACTTTGCCAAGGCCCGGTCGAACGCCACGAGCTGCCCAATCTGGAGGCACTCAACTTCCTGCTTCATAAGTCCCTTGGCGGGGGTGGGACGGTGTCCCTGCGAAGTGACGCGCAAGGGAAAACCTATAGCACGGCGCTGCTCCGGATGGAGGTCGAGTTGCCAGCCGCGCTGGCTGGTCTGGTCAACCAGACAGATTCATCAGACAGATAG
- a CDS encoding TlyA family RNA methyltransferase, whose protein sequence is MAAKQRLDGYLVEAGLAESRHKAQALILAGQVLINDRPAEKPGLLVPPDATVRLRGELLRYVGRGGLKLEAALRMFDLDVSGAVCLDVGASTGGFTDCLLQHGARQVHAVDVGHHQLAWKLRCDPRVVVHEGVNARYLTPAVFPERFGVIVADVSFISLGYILPALGPLALPEAGLVSLVKPQFEVGRAEVGKGGIVRNPRLHARAVAGVVVAAARAGFRPLRIMASPILGAEGNREFLLFARYGAASAPSDQLPTDWAGLFPDVRLDASFENLASAQ, encoded by the coding sequence ATGGCGGCAAAGCAACGCTTGGATGGCTACCTAGTAGAAGCCGGTTTGGCGGAGTCCCGGCACAAGGCGCAGGCGCTGATTCTGGCCGGGCAGGTCCTCATCAATGATCGGCCGGCAGAAAAACCGGGGCTGCTCGTTCCGCCGGATGCGACGGTTCGGCTCCGCGGCGAGCTACTGCGCTACGTCGGACGCGGTGGGCTGAAGCTCGAAGCCGCGCTGCGGATGTTTGACCTGGACGTGAGCGGGGCAGTCTGCCTCGATGTCGGCGCATCAACCGGTGGTTTCACGGATTGCCTGCTCCAACACGGCGCACGGCAGGTCCATGCCGTGGACGTTGGTCATCATCAACTCGCCTGGAAGCTGCGCTGCGATCCGCGGGTCGTCGTACACGAAGGTGTCAACGCGCGCTACCTGACACCGGCGGTCTTTCCGGAACGGTTTGGGGTCATCGTGGCGGACGTGTCATTCATTTCTCTCGGCTATATCTTGCCGGCGCTCGGTCCGCTGGCATTGCCCGAAGCAGGCTTGGTCTCATTGGTCAAACCGCAGTTTGAAGTTGGCCGCGCAGAGGTCGGCAAGGGTGGCATCGTCCGCAACCCGCGCCTGCACGCCAGGGCCGTGGCAGGTGTTGTGGTTGCCGCGGCACGGGCCGGTTTCCGACCACTGCGGATCATGGCTTCGCCAATCCTTGGTGCGGAAGGCAACCGGGAGTTTTTGTTGTTTGCGCGCTATGGTGCAGCATCAGCGCCATCTGATCAGTTACCGACCGACTGGGCAGGTCTCTTTCCAGATGTGAGGCTTGACGCCTCATTTGAAAATCTCGCGTCGGCTCAGTAG
- a CDS encoding cation diffusion facilitator family transporter has product MAAADVHASLASAAVRRVLWTLLVANLLVVAAKAIAGWQANSLAVLSDAVHSLTDAANNLIGVWLIRAAAKPPDREHPYGHAKLEPIGAFVVAALMGLMAYEIGREAALRLWSGVVTPVTLTPLTFAIMLGTLAINLAVVWYERCAGRRLGSTFLLADAQHTLSDVYVTLGVLVGLVGIGVGWAWLDPVAALVVVAAVGWGAYHVLVTAINELMDAAAVDSADLIALARQHPDVVDVRYVRSRGRGAHGFAELTLVFRHNDLRRAHATSDLLEEQIRQAHGITHITIHLEPAEPAAADAVTS; this is encoded by the coding sequence ATGGCTGCTGCGGATGTCCACGCTTCACTAGCCTCGGCGGCCGTCCGGCGCGTTCTTTGGACGCTCCTGGTTGCAAACCTGCTGGTGGTCGCAGCCAAAGCCATTGCCGGATGGCAGGCCAACTCGCTTGCCGTCCTGAGCGATGCCGTTCACTCACTCACCGATGCGGCCAATAATCTGATTGGCGTCTGGCTCATCCGGGCGGCGGCCAAACCACCCGACCGGGAGCATCCCTACGGCCATGCCAAACTCGAACCGATTGGGGCTTTTGTCGTTGCGGCCCTGATGGGACTGATGGCCTACGAAATTGGACGTGAAGCCGCGCTCCGGCTTTGGTCAGGCGTTGTCACACCAGTCACACTGACGCCGCTGACATTTGCCATCATGCTTGGCACGCTGGCCATCAACTTGGCGGTCGTCTGGTATGAGCGGTGCGCCGGCCGCCGTCTGGGAAGCACCTTTTTGCTTGCGGATGCCCAGCACACACTGAGTGATGTGTATGTCACGCTGGGCGTCCTGGTCGGGTTGGTGGGGATAGGGGTCGGCTGGGCTTGGCTCGACCCCGTGGCCGCGTTGGTCGTCGTGGCGGCCGTTGGCTGGGGCGCGTATCACGTTCTGGTTACCGCCATCAATGAACTGATGGATGCCGCCGCCGTGGACAGCGCAGACCTCATTGCCCTGGCACGGCAACATCCCGATGTGGTGGATGTCCGTTACGTTCGGTCACGGGGACGCGGGGCACACGGTTTTGCTGAACTAACCCTGGTTTTCCGGCACAACGACTTGCGCCGCGCCCACGCAACCAGTGACCTTTTGGAAGAACAAATTCGGCAGGCCCACGGCATCACCCACATCACGATTCACCTTGAGCCGGCTGAACCTGCGGCGGCGGACGCCGTGACCTCGTAA
- the uvrA gene encoding excinuclease ABC subunit UvrA produces the protein MPDAATPLAPTSPIQPTVAEPSITAEEPLVVRGARVHNLKNITVAIPYEKLTVITGVSGSGKSSLAFDTLYAEGYRRYVESLSAYARQFLERLPKPDVDEISGICPSIAVQQKNQTRQPRSTVATQTEIYDYLRLLYARAGEVYCLRCGGRVRRDTPQSVCEDVLRLPEGARFYVSFPLHAPTNDAPPTAKAKRLSKKQVADTRLQTTAHLMSLLQRGFRRLLVNGQPLELNTPDDFPNLTLDGVEVIVDRLVVRPDVASRLADSVEMAFREGHGDMGIHVVSPDPIVLRYGEAFACKACQLAYPIPEPSLFSFNNPYGACPTCQGFGSTIGMDLAKVIPDAARSLAEGAVDAFEKPQLTWAKQELLAACQRHGIPWQTPFRNLTAEQKRLVIEGEPRGEWGGIRGVFDWLETKKYKLHARVLLARYRGYTTCPDCGGSRLRREARAVQLGGRDLPSVTQGSIREALAWFTALPKRLTQEAQAIASPLLDEITSRLRFLSDVGLDYLTLDRMASTLSGGEAQRIQLATHLGSAMTGALYVLDEPSVGLHPRDTARLVASLEQLRDSGNTVVVVEHDEATIRAADYIVDIGPGAGEQGGTVVFQGAYPDLLQDRHSLTAAYLRGDERIPIPTQRRSWQRAIQVRGAAVHNLKHIDVTIPLDVLTCVTGVSGSGKSTLIHAVLCPALGSPEAAAAVCASLAGSAHISGTIVVDQSPIGRSSRSNPATYLKAYDAIREVFAQTPEARRAGLSAGHFSFNVPGGRCETCQGAGAVTIEMQFLADVELPCETCNGLRFTPEVLAVHFRGKTIHDVLQMTVREALAHFDGIRKVTERLRVLDDVGLGYLRLGQPATTLSGGEAQRLKLAAHLSEGAGPGTLFVFDEPTTGLHFADVAVLLRVFDRLLAAGASLVVIEHNLDVIKTADWVIDLGPEGGESGGEVVAVGTPEMIAAVEASHTGRFLRTTLSRP, from the coding sequence ATGCCCGACGCCGCCACGCCACTTGCGCCAACCTCACCCATCCAACCAACAGTCGCAGAGCCATCAATCACTGCCGAAGAACCCCTGGTGGTGCGTGGGGCGCGCGTCCACAACCTCAAAAACATCACGGTTGCCATCCCCTACGAAAAACTGACGGTTATCACCGGTGTCAGCGGGTCAGGCAAGTCATCGCTGGCGTTTGATACGCTCTACGCGGAGGGCTATCGGCGCTACGTCGAGTCTCTTTCGGCCTACGCCCGGCAGTTTTTGGAGCGCCTCCCAAAACCCGATGTGGATGAGATTTCGGGCATTTGCCCGTCTATCGCCGTTCAGCAAAAAAACCAAACTCGCCAACCCCGCTCAACCGTCGCCACCCAGACCGAGATTTACGATTACCTCCGGCTGCTCTACGCCCGTGCCGGTGAAGTGTATTGCCTTCGGTGTGGCGGGCGCGTTCGGCGCGACACCCCACAGTCGGTTTGTGAAGATGTGCTGCGCTTGCCCGAAGGAGCGCGTTTTTACGTTAGCTTTCCTCTCCACGCCCCAACAAACGACGCTCCCCCGACAGCCAAAGCAAAGCGGTTGAGCAAAAAGCAGGTAGCAGACACCCGGTTGCAGACGACGGCGCACCTGATGAGCTTGCTTCAGCGGGGGTTTCGGCGCTTGCTCGTCAACGGACAGCCGCTTGAACTCAACACCCCAGACGACTTCCCCAACCTGACGCTCGATGGCGTCGAAGTGATTGTGGATCGGCTCGTCGTGCGCCCCGATGTCGCTTCCCGGCTGGCGGATTCGGTGGAAATGGCCTTTCGTGAAGGCCACGGCGATATGGGGATTCACGTCGTCAGTCCTGACCCAATCGTTTTGCGCTATGGCGAGGCATTTGCTTGCAAGGCCTGTCAACTGGCTTACCCCATCCCTGAGCCGAGCTTGTTTAGTTTCAATAATCCCTACGGCGCTTGCCCAACCTGCCAGGGATTTGGCAGCACGATTGGGATGGACCTAGCCAAAGTCATTCCCGACGCGGCGCGGTCGCTCGCCGAAGGCGCGGTTGACGCTTTTGAAAAACCTCAACTCACCTGGGCAAAGCAAGAACTCCTGGCGGCTTGCCAACGTCATGGCATCCCTTGGCAGACGCCTTTCCGAAACTTGACCGCCGAACAAAAACGACTGGTCATCGAAGGTGAGCCACGGGGCGAATGGGGTGGCATCCGGGGCGTCTTTGATTGGCTGGAGACGAAAAAGTACAAGCTGCACGCGCGGGTGCTCCTGGCCAGGTATCGTGGCTATACGACATGCCCGGACTGCGGTGGCAGTCGGTTGCGGCGTGAGGCGCGCGCGGTGCAGCTTGGCGGGCGTGACTTGCCATCGGTTACCCAAGGCTCGATTCGGGAGGCGCTCGCTTGGTTTACGGCACTACCCAAGCGCCTTACCCAGGAGGCACAGGCGATTGCCAGCCCCCTGCTCGATGAGATTACCAGCCGCTTACGTTTTCTGAGTGATGTCGGACTCGACTATCTGACGCTTGATCGCATGGCCTCGACGCTTTCCGGTGGCGAGGCGCAGCGTATCCAACTGGCAACGCACCTTGGGTCGGCCATGACCGGCGCGCTGTATGTGCTCGATGAACCTAGCGTCGGACTCCACCCCCGCGACACGGCGCGGCTGGTCGCCTCCCTTGAGCAGTTGCGCGACAGCGGCAACACGGTCGTGGTTGTCGAACACGATGAAGCGACCATTCGCGCCGCGGATTACATCGTGGACATCGGCCCCGGCGCTGGTGAGCAAGGTGGGACGGTCGTGTTTCAAGGCGCTTACCCTGACCTTCTGCAAGATCGGCATTCTTTGACGGCGGCTTATCTCCGCGGTGATGAGCGTATTCCGATCCCGACGCAGCGACGCTCGTGGCAACGGGCCATTCAGGTACGCGGAGCAGCCGTCCACAACCTCAAGCACATTGACGTCACCATCCCCCTCGACGTTCTGACCTGCGTGACCGGCGTTTCGGGATCGGGGAAATCCACGCTCATTCACGCCGTGCTGTGTCCGGCGCTTGGGTCGCCCGAAGCAGCGGCGGCAGTGTGCGCGTCGCTCGCGGGGAGCGCGCACATCAGCGGAACCATCGTGGTTGACCAGTCGCCGATTGGACGCTCGTCACGGTCGAATCCGGCAACCTATCTCAAGGCCTATGACGCCATCCGAGAGGTCTTTGCCCAGACGCCGGAGGCGCGCCGCGCGGGATTGAGCGCCGGACATTTCTCGTTCAACGTCCCCGGTGGTCGCTGCGAAACCTGCCAGGGGGCCGGAGCCGTGACCATTGAAATGCAGTTTCTGGCCGATGTCGAATTACCCTGTGAAACCTGCAACGGATTGCGCTTCACCCCCGAAGTCCTAGCCGTTCACTTTCGCGGGAAAACCATCCATGACGTGCTTCAGATGACGGTCCGTGAGGCACTGGCGCACTTTGACGGAATCCGCAAAGTCACCGAGCGGCTGCGCGTCCTCGATGACGTAGGCTTGGGCTACTTGCGCCTTGGACAGCCGGCCACGACCCTTTCCGGTGGCGAGGCCCAGCGCCTCAAGCTGGCGGCTCATCTCAGCGAAGGGGCGGGACCAGGAACGCTCTTCGTGTTTGATGAACCCACCACGGGCTTGCACTTTGCCGATGTCGCCGTCCTGCTGCGGGTGTTTGACCGGCTTTTGGCGGCTGGCGCGTCGCTGGTGGTGATTGAGCATAACCTGGATGTCATCAAAACCGCCGACTGGGTCATTGACCTTGGGCCCGAAGGCGGTGAGTCTGGCGGGGAGGTGGTGGCCGTCGGCACGCCTGAAATGATCGCGGCGGTTGAAGCATCACATACGGGGCGCTTTTTGCGAACAACCCTGTCTCGGCCGTAG
- a CDS encoding Uma2 family endonuclease — protein sequence MSAPVVLAPPRRLTLEEFLAYGEPDRRYELVRGIPVEMPAPSKRHQAIVTALLTRFNWVIAERDLPYTATVLGVQTETDTVRIPDIVVCHKAVGDPRTPEAADGVVRLALAAAVLVVEVTSTNWRDDYEAKRTEYGRRGIGEYVIVDTRQDRVVVCRRPVVGEGRYAEVLTYGSGEVMSLEALGGVAIAVDGVLGGETADEVARAEVERLAAERSARLDAEARAAAEHQAKLDAETRAEAERQAKLDAEARAAAERQAKLDAEARAAAERQAKLDAEARMQAAEARAEAERQARAALEAELARLRAQHQASPGTKS from the coding sequence ATGTCCGCACCCGTTGTCCTGGCGCCACCCCGCCGCTTGACCCTTGAAGAGTTTCTTGCCTACGGTGAGCCTGACCGCCGCTATGAGCTTGTCCGAGGTATCCCGGTTGAGATGCCCGCCCCCTCCAAACGCCACCAGGCCATCGTCACGGCGCTGTTGACCCGCTTCAACTGGGTGATTGCCGAGCGCGACCTGCCCTACACCGCGACCGTGCTTGGGGTACAGACAGAAACCGATACGGTGCGCATTCCCGACATCGTGGTATGCCACAAAGCGGTGGGCGATCCGCGGACGCCGGAAGCGGCGGATGGGGTGGTGCGGCTGGCGTTGGCGGCGGCGGTGCTGGTGGTGGAGGTGACGAGTACGAACTGGCGGGATGATTACGAGGCGAAGCGGACGGAGTATGGGCGGCGTGGGATTGGGGAGTACGTGATCGTGGACACGCGGCAGGATCGGGTGGTGGTGTGTCGGCGGCCGGTTGTAGGGGAGGGGAGGTATGCGGAGGTGCTGACCTACGGCAGTGGGGAGGTAATGAGTCTGGAGGCGCTTGGTGGCGTGGCGATTGCGGTGGATGGAGTGCTGGGTGGGGAGACGGCGGATGAGGTGGCCCGGGCGGAGGTGGAGCGGCTGGCAGCGGAGCGGTCGGCGCGGCTCGATGCCGAAGCCCGCGCCGCAGCCGAACACCAGGCCAAGCTTGATGCCGAAACCCGCGCCGAAGCCGAACGCCAGGCCAAGCTTGATGCCGAAGCCCGCGCCGCAGCCGAACGCCAAGCCAAGCTTGACGCCGAAGCCCGCGCCGCAGCCGAACGCCAGGCCAAACTTGACGCTGAAGCCCGGATGCAAGCCGCCGAAGCCCGCGCTGAAGCCGAACGCCAGGCCCGCGCCGCCCTTGAGGCTGAACTGGCCCGTCTTCGCGCCCAACACCAAGCGTCACCGGGTACAAAGTCCTGA
- the msrA gene encoding peptide-methionine (S)-S-oxide reductase MsrA — translation MNEARDVAVLAGGCFWCLEAVYLDVRGVEKVVSGYANGETPNPTYRQVCTGETGYAEAVEITFDPSVVSYRELLEVFFVIHDPTTLNRQGADVGTQYRSGIYYRTPAQHETATQVVADLTAQQVFDAPIVTEIEPLRNFYPAEAYHQDYFARNPYQPYCLAVVAPKVAKFRKQFLDKVKA, via the coding sequence ATGAATGAAGCGCGTGATGTTGCCGTTCTGGCTGGTGGCTGTTTCTGGTGTCTTGAAGCGGTGTACCTTGACGTACGTGGCGTTGAAAAGGTGGTTTCCGGCTATGCCAATGGTGAGACGCCCAACCCGACCTACCGCCAAGTCTGTACTGGTGAAACTGGCTACGCCGAGGCTGTCGAAATCACTTTTGATCCGAGTGTTGTGAGCTATCGAGAACTGCTCGAAGTCTTCTTCGTCATCCATGATCCAACGACCCTCAACCGACAGGGCGCGGATGTCGGCACGCAGTACCGTTCGGGCATTTACTACCGCACGCCGGCGCAGCACGAGACAGCAACCCAGGTGGTCGCGGATTTGACCGCCCAGCAGGTCTTTGATGCGCCAATTGTGACCGAAATCGAGCCACTGCGGAATTTCTACCCGGCTGAGGCGTACCATCAGGATTACTTCGCCCGAAACCCTTACCAACCTTATTGCCTGGCGGTGGTGGCCCCGAAGGTCGCCAAGTTCCGCAAGCAGTTTCTTGACAAAGTCAAGGCATAA
- a CDS encoding acetyl-CoA C-acetyltransferase: MLTPVILSAARLPIGKFQGSLKPCTAPELGARAVRAAIERAGIDAVQVDEVVMGCVLQAGLGQNPARQAALGAGLPPAVAALTVNQVCGSGLRAVMLAAQSVQAGDAEFVVAGGMESMTNAPYVLPKAREGYRMGHGELLDAMIHDGLWCAFENWHMGCTAEVVAERYGISREAQDAFAVGSQAKAIAAQQAGAFQAEIEPVTIPQRKGEPVVFAVDEGPRADATAAMLMKLKPAFQPDGTVTAGNASTINDGAAAVVVTSAAQAERLGRQPLGRIVAQAMSGIEPKLIMMAPVEATRRVLAKAGWRVDDVDLFEFNEAFAAQAIAVTQEVGADPAKVNVNGGAIALGHPIGASGARILVTLLHALQARQAKRGVAALCLGGGNAVALAVERD, from the coding sequence ATGCTTACTCCCGTCATTCTTTCTGCGGCTCGTCTCCCGATTGGGAAGTTTCAAGGTTCACTCAAGCCCTGTACCGCTCCAGAACTGGGCGCAAGGGCCGTCCGCGCTGCCATCGAGCGCGCCGGTATTGATGCCGTCCAGGTGGATGAAGTCGTCATGGGGTGCGTTCTCCAGGCCGGACTTGGGCAGAACCCAGCCCGCCAAGCGGCGCTTGGCGCCGGATTGCCGCCCGCCGTTGCCGCGCTGACGGTCAATCAAGTCTGTGGTTCGGGGCTGCGGGCTGTGATGCTGGCAGCGCAGTCAGTTCAGGCTGGCGACGCCGAGTTTGTCGTCGCTGGCGGCATGGAATCCATGACCAACGCGCCTTACGTGCTGCCGAAAGCGCGGGAAGGCTACCGCATGGGGCACGGCGAACTCCTCGATGCGATGATTCACGATGGTCTGTGGTGCGCCTTTGAAAACTGGCACATGGGCTGCACGGCCGAAGTGGTCGCCGAACGCTATGGCATTTCACGCGAAGCCCAGGACGCTTTCGCGGTCGGTTCGCAAGCCAAGGCAATTGCCGCGCAGCAGGCCGGCGCATTTCAGGCCGAGATTGAGCCGGTGACCATCCCCCAGCGGAAAGGCGAGCCGGTGGTCTTTGCCGTTGACGAAGGCCCGCGCGCCGACGCCACGGCCGCGATGCTGATGAAACTCAAGCCGGCTTTCCAGCCAGACGGGACTGTTACCGCTGGCAATGCCTCGACCATCAATGACGGCGCGGCAGCGGTTGTCGTCACTTCGGCGGCCCAGGCGGAACGCTTAGGCCGCCAACCGCTAGGGCGCATTGTTGCTCAGGCCATGAGCGGCATTGAGCCGAAGCTGATTATGATGGCCCCGGTCGAAGCGACACGGCGGGTGCTTGCCAAAGCTGGTTGGCGAGTGGATGACGTGGATTTGTTCGAGTTCAATGAAGCGTTTGCGGCGCAGGCCATTGCCGTCACACAGGAGGTGGGTGCTGATCCAGCCAAGGTCAACGTCAACGGTGGCGCGATCGCGCTGGGGCATCCGATTGGCGCCAGTGGCGCGCGCATTCTCGTGACACTCCTTCATGCGCTGCAAGCGCGCCAGGCTAAACGGGGCGTCGCCGCTCTGTGTTTGGGAGGTGGCAATGCCGTGGCGCTGGCGGTTGAGCGTGATTAG